The nucleotide sequence GTAAATTCGATCGTAATTTTCTGGTCTTGGTTTTTCTCCGTTGCGGATGGCCAAAATTTCATTAAATATTTTTTCGTAGAAATGATTCCCAGTCACTACGTAAGTACGAACAAACCGAGTTAGGTCATCGGAGCTTTGTCTCAGTTCATCTGCCAATTTGATGGATTTTAATCTAGTTTCCTGACTTTCTACGAGTGCAGATTGTACTTTAAAGAGTGCAATGGTCAGAACGCCAAGGATCATTAATAGAATGATATTGACCGAAAAAATAAGATAGAATAAACGCTTTAAGCTCATAAAATTTCCGTTTCTAGTTTTATCCAATGATCATTTGAGAAAGAGATAACGAGCCTTACTAGTTAAACTCTATCCTAAAATAAATTAAGGATATATATCCGGGTCATGACGTCGTATACGGGTATAGAAAATTGATCAATAGTCAAATCGGATTTCTATCTGTTTGAAAAAAGTAATCTAAAAAATGGACAAACCGTTCCGTTTCTGGATCAGTGATTTTGGATTCATCGTTTTGAAAAATATAAAAAGGCCAAAAAGTAGAAGTATTGTTTCATTTGTTGGAATTGTGTTTCGTAAACTGAGGAAAAGAAAAACATACAAATTAGATGTTTCTTAAAATCTATTTTTTAATAGGTAGAAAGATCATATCTTTGTGGTCATTGGGCTACGCGGTACGGTTCCGGTCCACTGGGAGTGGCAGAAGCTGGATAAGGATTCCCTGAATTCATAAGGCTTGGAACCCCTGTGTCTGCGTTCACTTTGAATTGGTAAAAATTGTTTCCTGCAATATTGCTGACAAATCCATACGTTCCTGTGGGATCCAAAGTGACGAATTGTAAATTGGATCCAAAAGTCAAAATGGAATTGGGAGCGGAAATGGATCCATCGATCGGAGAAATATCATGTTTGGCTAAGTTAGCTCCAGCGATATTCACCGTATAAAAGTACTTTCCCGATGGATGCATCACCGCACGGAAGTTTCCCGCTGTTCCCGGAAAGGGACTTCCGGGTATTGCTGTTAGATTTCCTGTAATTGGATCAATTTGTTTTCCAATAATCAGATTTGTGCCCGCTACAGAATATAAATATTGAGATGAGGAATCAATGATAAGAGCTTCCATATTGGTAGTGTTTCCCGCAGTAAATGGAGAATTCGCTAAATTCGATAAGGCGCCAGTTGTTTGATCGATGGAATAACCGATGATGGGTTCGGCACCTCCATTTCCATTGACATATAAAAATTTTCCATTCGGAGTGATGGCCAAATGGTTGAGAGTACAGGAGCAGGGTTGGCTGAAGTCATTAATTTTTGTGAGCATCCCGGTGTTTTGGTCCAGGACAAAGGCACCGATCGTGGCACTGCTATGAGTGGATGCATAAAAAAAATTGTTTGAGGGATGAAAGGCAAAAAATATGGGATCGAGAGCTGTCGTACCTGCATTCGTGTTTAGAGAAGATAAAAATCCTTCCGTAGGATTTACCATATAACTAGAAATATTTGTGATTCCAAATCCACCAGAAAAGGCAAACCGACCATTGTTAGAAAACTTTGCTGAATTGGAAATGAGCGGATAGGGTGATCCTGTGGCCTGAATGATAGCACCAGTATTCATATTGAGTGTGTATAATTCCGTATTGGTTCCGGCGGAAAAACTGACGAAATATCGATAAACAGTAAAAGTTTCGAAACTTTGTGTTACGCCTTGTTTATTTTGAATTGTGACTGCCCCTGATTTGGCACCTAGTGGTACTTGAACGCTGAGCCTTGTGGTAGAGGCCTCGTTGATTGTCGCTTCTATAGATCCAGAAAAGAATACTCTGTTTTCTGAGACCTGCTCTGAAAAATTCACTCCTTCCAGGAGAATCGTTTCCCCTTCCACACCTGAATTTTTTGAAAAAGAAAAAATCCTAGGTTGTATGAGAAAAAAAATAGAAGCAATTTGTAAATTGAGTTTGGATACGGAATCGTTTTCGGGAAAAAAATAGGGTCTCCAGAGCGGATGGTAGACACAAGAAGTAAAAGAGAATAAGATGATCGTAAGTAGGCTGGGTTTTCGCATTTTGATTGGCCAGAAAGGGTGATTCATTTAGCCATCCGATGGTTTGATTTTGCAATAATTTATTTCCAATAGTCCAGATTTCCGAAGATTTCTTCGGCTTTTACAGATTAGGGATTGAGAAGGTTCTTAAAAATGAATCGACTGTTTGGATTTTCTGTGGAATGTTCTAATCAAAATTTTTACCTTGGGGTTTTTACTCATAGGGGGTACATTTTGTTCCAACGTATACTATCCATTTTATTTCTTTGTTTTCTGGCTTTAACCTGCCAAATCACTTCTCATAATGTAAAACCTTTTTTGGCAGAGAAAACATTAGAACAAATTCCTCTCTCTCCCCAACCGAAAGTTTGGGTCGATTTCCAAGTTGTCAAAGTTGCCGACTGGGAAACAACTCTGGCTGGGCTTTTAGATTTAGATGATCCTAAAGCAAAGGCAGCAGGTTTAAAGGATCGTAAAGAACCCATTTCCATTTACTTTTACCTCGTCAAACACCCGAAATATGGAAGTTTTATGATTGATTCCGGAGTGGGAGAAAGTTTTGCAAAAGGCCAATCCGGAGAATTGATCAGTTCTCTTGTAGAATCTCAAATGCATTTGAGCCATATGAAAGTTTTTGAGACAACCAAAGCCTATTTGACCAAAAACAAAATAGATTTGAAGGGAGTTTTTTTCACTCACTTACATTTGGATCATACTTTAG is from Leptospira perdikensis and encodes:
- a CDS encoding beta-propeller fold lactonase family protein; amino-acid sequence: MNHPFWPIKMRKPSLLTIILFSFTSCVYHPLWRPYFFPENDSVSKLNLQIASIFFLIQPRIFSFSKNSGVEGETILLEGVNFSEQVSENRVFFSGSIEATINEASTTRLSVQVPLGAKSGAVTIQNKQGVTQSFETFTVYRYFVSFSAGTNTELYTLNMNTGAIIQATGSPYPLISNSAKFSNNGRFAFSGGFGITNISSYMVNPTEGFLSSLNTNAGTTALDPIFFAFHPSNNFFYASTHSSATIGAFVLDQNTGMLTKINDFSQPCSCTLNHLAITPNGKFLYVNGNGGAEPIIGYSIDQTTGALSNLANSPFTAGNTTNMEALIIDSSSQYLYSVAGTNLIIGKQIDPITGNLTAIPGSPFPGTAGNFRAVMHPSGKYFYTVNIAGANLAKHDISPIDGSISAPNSILTFGSNLQFVTLDPTGTYGFVSNIAGNNFYQFKVNADTGVPSLMNSGNPYPASATPSGPEPYRVAQ
- a CDS encoding MBL fold metallo-hydrolase, whose product is MFQRILSILFLCFLALTCQITSHNVKPFLAEKTLEQIPLSPQPKVWVDFQVVKVADWETTLAGLLDLDDPKAKAAGLKDRKEPISIYFYLVKHPKYGSFMIDSGVGESFAKGQSGELISSLVESQMHLSHMKVFETTKAYLTKNKIDLKGVFFTHLHLDHTLGAYEIERSVPFYVGPREVTSKHFINLFVQGSTNRLLGENPNLIQLDFGTNQSQITALDFFGDESFYILSVPGHTVGSLAFFIPSKEGAHLILGDTCHTRWGWNEGVTPGSFTSDHKLNRKSLDFLKGLEKTHKLKYVYPGHQERISVLGK